A region of the Nocardia nova SH22a genome:
CGCTGGCGATCATCGAATCCGACACCGGTTCCGGTAAGACCCGTGCGGCGCTCTGGTGCGCCTATCATCTCGCGCGGACCTGCGGATACACGGGCTTGTACATGGCGATGCCCACCCGTGCCGCCACGAACCAGATCGCCGTCGAGCTGCGTGCGTTCATCGCGGCGACGCTCAATGACGCCGACAGTGTGAACTTCGCCGTCGTACACGGCACGGCCCAGGCCACCGATATCGTCCACGACCTGCTCGATGCGGCCCGCGCGGACGGACAAGAGCTGGACGATCTGAGTTCGTCCATCGAACCGGGGCTGATCGGAGATGCCGATCCGGCAGGTCTGGGCCGTGTCGTGCTCGATCCGTGGTACCTGCGCCGATGTCTCGGACTGGTGTCCCCCTTCGGAATCGGTACCGTCGACCAGCTCGTTCTCGCAGTCCAACGCTCGAGCCACTGGTTCCTGCGCATGCTCGGCCTGGCGTGTAAGACCGTCATCATCGACGAGGCCCACGCGTACGAGCTCTATCAGCAGCAACTCCTGGAGTCCGCTGTCGCGTGGCTTGCGGACGCCGGCGCATCGGTGGTTGTGCTGTCCGCGACGTTGCCGACCTCGGTCCGGGAAGCATTGACCAATGCGTGGTGCAGAGGCCATCGGACCGAGGTCGAGGACGCTGGCCAGAGCGGGCCGATCACGATGGTGGACGCGGCCGGGCGAGTGCGCCGTGGCGGACCCGTCGAGACTCCGCCCGAACTGCACACGGTGGTCACTTTGGATGAAGATCCAGGTATCGCTCAGTTGGCGGCCCGGTTGGTCGAGCGTGTCGAGCACGGAGGTGTCGCCGCCGTCATCCGTACCAGAGTCTCCTCGGCGGTCGATCTCCATGCTGCGGTTGTCGAACAGGCCAAGGAGCGGGGATGGCCGGCCGAGAAGAACTTGCCGCCCAAGGACATCATCCTGTTGCACGGCCGGATGATGCCTCGTGATCGGCTGCCGATCGAACAACGGTTGGTGAAGCTGACCGGTCTCGGAACCGATCGGGGCCAGCGCAATCCGCAACGCCCCCAACGGCTCATCGTCATCGCCACCCAGGTGATCGAACAATCCCTGGATGTCGACTTCGACTGGATCGTGACCGACCTGGCGCCGATCGACCTGCTGATCCAACGCCGAGGCCGCCTCCATCGGCACCAGATCAACGACTCACTGCGGGCACCGCAGTTCGCCACCTCTCGGATGAGTGTGCTTGTCCGAGTACACAATCAGCTGCCGATCGTCGAACCACCCGACGAGAACAACCGCCGCCCCGGCACCCTCGATGCTCTGGTGTACGCCCCGTACACCCTCGCCGCGACGTGGGAGGCGCTGCAGTCGCGGCGCGGACATTGCTCGTGCGAGCGATGCGCGATCGACAACTCCGACGCGATACACCTCGTCACACCGAACGACAGCGCCACGCTCATCGAATCGGTCTACGGTGCCGAACCGCGGGCCGCCGGTGAACTAGGGCAACTGCTCGACCGCACTTGGAACCAATGGAAGATGGCGCTGAACACCGAACAAGCCGAAGCGTCGGCTCGCGCGGTAAATCCATACAAGTGCAATATGACTCCGATCGGTGTCGCCGAGCTCGCCTCCGGTGCCGGGCACGGAGACGGAGAGGAAGGCGGGGCCGCCGGAATCCGATCACGTTCGCGCCTCGGAGACGAAAGCTTCACAGCAGTGCTGCTCTACCGCCAGAACGACGGAACACTGACCTACGACAACGCAGGTAGCCTTCTCGCAGATCTGAAGTCGCACAACCCGACTCGAAGCAAGCGTGAAACCGAGGCCCGCCGTCGACAGCAGAGCGATATCCTGCTCAACACCATTTCGATCCCGGCCCGTTGGATCGGTCCGAGACGCATCCCGAAGCCCGAAACATGGCGGCCCGTAACCGAATATGGACCGTTCGCCAAGCTGCACGTGGTGGAGCTGAACACCGACGGTAAATGCATCAACGAGCCTCACAAGGTCGTTTACAGCTCGACCCGTGGAATAGAAATGCGTTGACCGCCATCGAATTGACTATCCGGACCGGCATACCCCGGCGGGTACAGGGAGGAACACCCACCCGGGGAAGTGCATCACTGTGAATACGGGATGACTCCCGTGTGGGCGGGACCGACAACCGACAAGTTTCCAGCGACCGAACTGGTTCCGAACCGTCTCCTGCACGTGCGGGCTGGCCACAACCTCGTTGCGATTCGTACCAATGCCGAGGGCTATCCCTGCGTACGCGGGGAGCACTCGAATTCGCCGGTCGCCGGACAGGTTCCGGTGGAACCATCCCCGCATGCGCGGGGAGCACACTTGTTTACCAGACAGACCGAGCCGCTTCACTCAACCTCATGGTGCCCCTTCGTTTCGTCATCGTCGGAACGCGAATATGCCACGTGCCACCGACTAATTCGGGGCCGAGCGTTCTGTCAGCACGTTCGTGAAATCACTGCCGCCTCAGGCTATTTCAGTGAACTTCGGTTACGCCAACCGGGACGGGGCAACGCATTGCGCTCAATCTGCGAAAGTCTCGACAATCCCCGCGTGCGCGGGGAACACCCGCCCATGACGATCGCCTCGTCTCGCGCACATGGACCATCCCCGCGTGCGCGGGAAGCACCGCAGCGCGGTCAGCGTCAGGTCATGATCGAGCGGACCATCCCCGCGTGCGCGGGGAGCACGCTGGGCCTGGACCTGATCCGCCTGCACCGCACCGGACCATCCCCGCGTGCGCGGGGAGCACGAGCACGATTGGCCTCGGCCGCTGCGGGTCGGGGGACCATCCCCGCGTGCGCGGGGAGCACGGATCCGGTGCAGCAGTCGATCGCGCTCCAAAAGGACCATCCCCGCGTGCGCGGGGAGCACACTTGTTTACCAGGTGGTTTGTAGCGCAACTGCCGATTTTACATTCAGTTTCATCGCGCTGATCGGGGTGCTTTCGGTTGGGGTGACCCGGTGGGCTCGGGGCCGGTAAGGTTCGGGTCCGCGGCCGAACTGAATGGCTGGCCCGGCGCTGATATGCGCCGGGCCGTCAACCGCTGGGATCTGAAATCAGCGCGGCGCCATGCGGATTGCGCCGTGGAGGCGGATGGTTTCGCCGTTGAGCATCGGGTTTTCCACGATGTGGCGGGCGAGCGGGGCGTATTCGGTTGGGTTGCCGAGGCGGGCCGGGTGGGGGACCTGGGCTCCGAGGGCCTTGTGGGCGGTGGACCATCCCCGCATGCGCGGGGTGACCCTCGGATGCGACGAAGGCCGCCGACCCGCCGGCGATGTGAATGATCGTGGCGGAGACGACGGCCGAATGTTGGTCGGGTCAGATGCTCAGGTTCTCGATGTCGGCCAGGAACGCATCCCAGTCGGTCCCGCTGAACACCAGGGCCGGGCCGGGGATGTTCTTGCTGTCCCTGACTCCAACGGCACCGCCGTCAAGATGCGCAACCTCGACACATTCCCTGGCCCCGACGCTCCTGGTGCTCTTGAACCACTTGGCTCCAGATAAGTCAGCGCCCAACATTGCTATCTCCAATCACTCTCCGCCGCCGAAATCAGGTCCCGAGACTCCGACTCGGACAACGCTACCGCCTGCAGCTGTCGGACCACATCCGAGTATTTCCCCACCTCTGGATCACTCTCCAGATAAAGGCCACCGACCAGACCTTCGATGTACACCACCGGCGGCTCACCCATACCGGATGACGGAAGCGGCGGGAACTCGAGATAGACGAAACTACGCGCGACCAGTCCGATCGGGTGCCTGGCCTTGAGGGGGACGATCCGGATGTCAACGTTCGGAAGCTCGCTCAACTCCAACAGCCGACCCAATTGTTCTCCCATGACCGCCGGACTCCCCACCTGTCCGTACAGCACCGACTCCAGGATGTATGGCTCGAACCTGAATCCGTCCCGGGTGAGCAGGTCCTGACGCCTGGTGGTGATGTCTCCGATGCGCTCGATTTCCTCGGGGCTGGACTGAGGGTGCGCGGCCCAGGTGACCTCTCGGCGGTAGTCGGTGGTGTGCAGTAATCCTGGAATGATGGTTGTCTGCCAGGAGAATTCGCGTTCGGCAGCCTCCTCCAGCGACAGATAGTGGTTGAAGTCCATCGGAATCGCATCGGCGAGGGACCGCCACCAGCCGCGCTTGTCCTTCGATGCAGTCCGGATCTCCTGTGCCAGATCCAGTAGGAGCCGCCGCTCATTGTTGTCGCACCCGAAAGCATCGGCCAGGGCGTTGAGGGCCAGATCGGTCACCTTCGTGGTTCGCCCCTCCTCCAACCGCCCGTACGTCTGCGGAGAGGTCTCCATGATCCGCGCAGATGCGCCCTGCGACAATCCTTTACGTTCTCGGAACGCCTTCAGTTGCCTGCCCAGCGCCCGCCTCGGCAGTGTCGATCCGCCAGCCATTCCTTAGCCTCCCTAACCGGTTGCGTGGAATATGGAATGCCTCATGAAGGAATATTGCCGATTCCCCTGTGGAACTTCCACATTAGCGCTGCCCGACAGTGGCTGTCTGTAGTCCCATGAATAAGCACAGTGGTGGCAGGAAACCTCCTACATCCACCGCAGCTCTGGAGGACACACCAGTCGGGGCACAGGACGTTCCTGTCGGGTGTGGTCATGACGCCGACCCTGCCGCCACTGTGTTGCCAACGACCAGCGGGGATCAGAGATGCGGACGAGGCCGACAGCATTCGGTTGGGTGGATTACGACACCAGCCTTGCGCCACAGTGGGATTCAGCCCAGGTGTCCAGACTAGCTCGTCGGCTGGGATACGAAATCCTTTGGACCCCAACATCTCTCATACCTCTGGTCGATCAGGTCCGGGCCGCTGACGTTGATGCCGTTATCGCACCATCCACCGAGCACATCGACATTCTGACGCTCAACAACCTGATGTCCATCGTCAACGTCGAGATCGTGTTGCCCCGGCTGTCCTTCTCGAAGTGGGGCGCGCTTCCCCCGAGGAGGCACGGATGACCGCAGGCCCCCTGCTGGTCGCTCTCATCCCAATTGCCGTGATCCTGTGGTGCATCTTCTGGCCGACACGCCGCTGATGCTGATGTCCGCAGCCGTAGCTCGAGGCCATCCCCGCATGCGTGGGGAGCACCCGCACACCGACATCGAGGGCCGCTACCTGATCGGACCATCCCCGCGTGCGCGGGGAGCACCGCACAAGTTTTGCCGGTCGCGGATTAGGAACCGGACCATCCCCGCGTGCGCGGGGAGCACGTTTTTAGGATCGACGTCAGGTATCCGGGTGGGGGACCATCCCCGCGTGCGCGGGGAGCACCGAACGAAAGCGATTCCGCGCGCGCACTGTCGGACCATCCCCGCGTGCGCGGGGAGCACGCGTCGTGACTGTCGGCGCTGCGAACCCTACGAGGACCATCCCCGCGTGCGCGGGGAGCACGGCCGGGGTGCGCGCCTGGGTGCCGAGCGTGAAGGACCATCCCCGCGTGCGCGGGGAGCACACTTGTTTACCAGGTGGTTTGTAGCGCAACTGCCGATTTTACATTCAGTTTCATCGCGCTGATCGGGGTGCTTTCGGTTCAGGTGACCTGGCGGGCTTGGGGCGCGGTGGCCGACGGGGTTCGGGGCCGTGGCTGAGTTGAATGGCTGGCCCGGCGCTGATATGCGCCGGGCCGTCAACCGCTGGGACCTGAAATCAGCGCGGCGCCATGCGGATTGCGCCGTCGAGGCGGATGGTTTCGCCGTTGAGCATCGGGTTTTCCACGATGTGGCGGGCCAGGGCCGCGTACTCGGTGGGGTTGCCGAGGCGGGCCGGGTGGGGGACCTGGGCGCCGAGGGCCTTGATGGCCTCCTCGGGCAGCGACTCGAACAGCGGGGTGTGGAACAGGCCGGGGGCGATGGTGTTCACCCGGATGTTCAGGCTCGCCAGGTCGCGGGCGACCGGCAGGGTCAGGCCGACGATGCCGCCCTTGGAGGCGGAGTAGGCGGCCTGGCCGATCTGGCCGTCGTAGGCGGCGACCGAGGCGGTGTTGATGATGACGCCGCGCTCTTCGCCGTCGAGTTCGGTGGCGGCGATGCGCTCGGCGGCCAGCCGGATCACGTTGAACGTGCCGATCAGGTTGACATTGATGATCTTGGTGAAGTCGGCGAGCGGGAAGGCGCCCTTCTTGCTGACCGTCTTGATCGCATTGCCGATACCGGCACAGTTCACCGCGATGCGCAGGGTGCCCAGGGCCTGCGCGGCGTCCAGGGCCGCGGAAACCTGCTCCTCGTTGGTGACATCGGTCGCGGCGAAGACGACGCCGTCGCCGAGTTCCTTGGCGATCGACTCACCGTTGGAGGACGGCAGGTCGATGATGACGACCTTCGCGCCCTGGCTGTGCAGTTCCTTCACCGTGGCCAGGCCCAGACCCGACGCGCCACCGGTGACGACGGCGACCGCATTCTCGAGCTTCATCCGAAGTCCTTTCTGATCGGTATCCGCGCCAGACTAATCGCTGCACCGGCAACAAGTAAATAGCGATTCGCCATGATGCGCTACATGTCGTAGGTTGGCGAGCGATGTAAAGTTTGCTATTGATGCTGGTGTAAGCGATACAGGCGTCGAATCTCCAATGCTTGTCACATCCCTGATGTTCTGCCGAGTTCGCTATTTGCCGCTCGCCGGGCAGATGCTAGAACATGTTACAGTTTCGGCCGAAACGGTACCAGCCGAGGTGTTCGGGACCAGTGCCGGGCGCAGCGCGCCGACCGCGGCGGTCACGGCCGCGCCACCGGCGGTCCAATCGATCCCGGGCGGCTGGGTGGTCAGGACCACGACCACGTACCGGCCGGATTGCGCGCCCGCGGACACCAGGCCGGTGGTGTCGATGGTGGTGGAATCGTCGAGGGTCATCCAGCCCTGTTTGACGTCCCAGCCGGTGCCTGGCAGCCCGTCCGGGATTCCGAAGTACTGATCCGTTCCGTCGGCGGCGATTTCGGTCGTCCCGCCCAGAGCGGTGAGCACGATGTCGCGGGCGGGGGACGGGACATCGGTCGTGATGTAGTCGTAGATCCGCACCACATCCGCTGGGGTGGTGCGGGTTTCGCCCCACTGCTCCGGATCGTCGGGCGGGGTCGTGTCAGGCAGCCCGATGGTCGCGGCCATGCGGGAGACGATCTGCGGTCCGCCGTCGTCGTCCCACAGTGCGTCGGCGATATCGTCGTCGCTGGCCGACAGCATGGTGCTCAGTGTCGCGGTGGTCTCCGAATCCGGTTGCCACCCGGCACTTCTCATGGTGTCCAGGGCGATCAGCAATTTCACCACCGAGGCGGTGTAGAACTGTTGATCGGTGTCGAGCCCGGCCAGTGTGGCGCCGCTGGCGGTGTCGACCACATCGATGCCGACCTCACTGCCGGGTTCGGCGTTCTCGACGGCCTGCTGCATCTGCTGTGCCAGGTCGTCCGGTGAAATCCGCTGGGCCGCAACAATGGCCGGGGTGGCGTTATGCACGGATGCCGCCGGATGTGCTTGTGCGGTGACGGCGGTGCAGCCGGTTGTGAAGGCGGCGATCACGAAAGCGGTGGCGACCGCGGCGCCGAGTACGCGGGTGCGCCGGGACGGGTACTTCATACTCTCCAGAGACCGCGCGCAGCTGTGTATGGCTCGAGGGCACGTTGGTAGGTCGCTGTCGGTCCGCCGGGCGTGTTGGTGGACGCGACCGGCGGTGCTGGGCCACGATCGAACCGTGACCAAGAGCGGATATCACCACGGGGATCTGCGGGAGACGTTGCTGCGGGCGGCGGCCGAGCAGATCGCCGCCGAGGGCGTCGACACCGTCTCACTGCGGGCGCTGGCCCAGCGGGCCGGGGTCTCGCATGCCGCACCGGCACACCATTTCGGCAATCGGCAGGGTTTGCTGACCGCGCTCGCGATCCGCGGCTTCGAATTGCTCGCCGACGAATTGCGGGCCGCACGTGATGATTTCCGTGAGATGGCGGTGGCCTATATCGGTTTCGCGCGCCGCCACCCGGGGCATTTCGATGTGATGTTCCGCCACGACCTGCTGCGCGCCGACGATCCGGACCTGATCGCCGCGCGCGTCACCTCCGGTGCGGAATTGCGTTCGGGTGTGGCACAACTGGGTGTCGCCGACGAGGCACGACCGGCGACGGAGCTGGCGGCCTGGTCGCTCGTACACGGTTTCGCGTCGCTGTGGCGCGAGGGAGCGCTGACCGACAGCGATCTCGGTGGCGTCGATCCCGAGCAGCTCGCCCGGCAGATGGTCGCCACCGTCGAGTTCGTCGGAGCGAAAAAGGTCTAGTCACAGGCCTTTCGGCTCAGTGCTCGTGCACCATCTCGGACGCGTGGCGCTGGGGGTGCGCATCGCGATGGGCGCGGGTGTCGGTGGTGTGGGAATCGTTGGTATGGCTTGTCTTCTGCGTGGCGAGCAGATCCCGAATTTCGATGAGCAATTCGGTCTGGGTCGGCTCGGACTTCTTCTTCTTGCTGAATCGTTTCTGCAGGGTGGTCATCGGCAGCATCAGCACGAAATAAAGCACGGCCGCGACCATGATGAAATTGATTCCGGCACTCACGATGGGACCGACCGCGATGAATGTGGCGGGCTTGTCGGCGACCAATTGAATGCCCAATCCGAGCTGTCCGTTGGTGCCGACCACCGCCAGCAGCGGCTCCACGATTCCCTTCGTGACCGAGGTGACGATTGCGGTGAATGCGGTACCCATGACCACCGCGACGGCCAATTCGATGACATTGCCGCGCATCAGGAAGTCTTTGAAACCCTTGAGCATGTGCCTCACGATCCGATCTCGAACATCTACGCTGTCTCGGCCGAGCAGTCTAACGGCGAACAGCGAACCATCAGCAACTCGTAGTGCGCGCGATCACGCGCCCCGCGGAATTGTGTCACCGCCCGGCGATAACCTCGACTCGTGAGCGATCGCGCCCCAGCGCCCTACCTCGAACGCCCCGCGCGCACGTGCGCGGACGCGGTGGTGTGGCGGCGGCGGGTGGGCGCCGGGCCGGTCACGGTTCTGCCCGACGGGTGTATGGACCTGCTGTGGCTCGGCGGACGGCTCGTGGTGGCCGGTCCGGACACCCGCGCCCAGCACAGCGCGGCGGTGCCGGAGACGGCCGTCCACGGCATCCGTTTCGCGCCGGGCACCGCACCGGCGCTACTCGGGGTGGTAGCCCCCGAGCTGCTCGATCAGCGGGTCGAACTGGCACAGCTATGGCCCGCGCGGCGAGTTCGCCACCTGGCCGATCTGGTGGCCGCCGCGCCGGATCCGGCAGCCGGACTGGAAGAGATCGCCCGCCGGTGCGCGGAGGCGGCCGGTCCGCCGGATCCGGTGCTGGCGCAGATCGTGCGGCGACTCGATGCCGGTGCGCCGGTCGCGGCGACGGCCGACGCGCTGGGCCTGGGCGCGCGGCGGCTGCACCGGATCTCGGTGTCGGCCTTCGGATACGGGCCGAAGATGCTGGCCCGGGTGCTGCGGATGCGCCGGGCGCTGGATCTGGCCCGCTCCGATATCGGTTTCGCCGACGCCGCGGCCCTGGCCGGTTATGCCGACCAGGCCCATATGACCCGCGATATCCGCGCCCTGACCGGCCGGTCGCCCGGCCGCGTCATCGGTTCGCCGCGCGCGGCTCAGCCCAGCGGCGCGTAGAGATCGACGCTGTTGCCGTCCGGATCGTGCACGGTGGCGTAGCGCTGGCCCCACACGGCGTCGAACGGCGCCGTCTCCCCGTGGTATCCGGCCGCGACCAGCTCGGCGAACACCGCGTCGACCTCGGCGGGCGAGGCGCAGCCGACGGCCAGCCCGATCCGCCCGCTCGCGGCGTTCCATTCGCGGCCGGAGCCGACATCGGCGGCGATGTTGTCCTCGCTGTCGAGCATGAACCGGAATCCGCCGGGCAGCGCGGCTTCGACGTGGCCGCCGCCCATGATGTCGCCGAATTCCAGTCCGAGTCGCCGATAGAAGCCGAGCGCGGCCGTCAGATCGGAGACGACCACGCCGATTGCATTGAGTTCAGGTGCCATGCCGCAACGCTAGAGCCGCACCGCGCGGAGGTCTTGAACGAATCGGACGGCGTGGCCGGTTTGGTCACAATTCGGGATCGGGAACCGGGTGACCTGGATCTATCTATTCGCCGAACGTGCGGACCGCCACAATCGGAGTGAATATCGGTTGAAACGCCGGTCCTAGTGATTAGCGTTTCCCACAACGTGTTCGGGGACGCGAATGAGGCAGGAGGGACATGGCTACCGACCAGACTATGCTGCATCGTTTCGTGATCTCGCAGATGTCGGATGCCGGGATCGATCGAGTTCGACTGCTGCGCGAATGCGAACTACCCGAATGGACGCTTGCCGGAGAAGGCGTCCACGTACCGTCGCGGATCTTCTCCCGGTTATGGGAACTCGGCGAGAAATGGCTCGACGATCCGGATGTGGCCCTGCATGTGGCCAGTAGATATCAATTGGCGGCCACCCGGCTCTACGACTACCTGTTCGCCAGCGCACCGACGGTGGGCGCGGGCCTGGCGACCTGTGGGCCGTACGTCACCGCGGTCACCACCAACCATCGGTTCGACCTGGTCACCGAGGGCGCCGAGACCACGCTCTTCCTGGACATGATCGACGGGGAGGGCCGCGGGCGCGAACTGGTGCAGATGTGGGGCCTGGTCGCGGTGCTGACCCGCACCCGCCGGGTGCTGGCCACATCGCTGGATCCGGTCCGGGTATCGCTGCGCCAGGCCGCGCCGCGCCGCCTCGGGGCCTTCACCGAGGTATTCGGCACGGCGGTGCTGGAATTCGGCGCCGACGCCGACTCCATGACCTTCCGCACCTTGGATATGGATCTGCCGCTGACCACGGCCGATCCGGTGCTCGCCGAGGTGCTGCAACCGCTCGCCGCGGCCCTGCCACCGCCACCGCCGCTGATCTCGGCCTGGCCGGAACGAGTGGCGAAGGCGCTGGCCGATGCCTTCTCCGAGGGGGAGGTCTCGCTCGACCAGGTGGCGCGGCGGCTGGTGATCAGCCCGCGGACGCTGCAGCGGCGGCTGGCGGAGTCCGGTACCACCTGGCGTCGGGAATTGGATCGGGCCCGGTTGGCACGGGCCGCGGCCGCCGGTCCGGTGAGCCGGGCGCGGCAGGCCGAACTGCTCGGATACGCCGACGCCGGATCGATGCGGCGTGCGGCGCAGCGGTGGTCGATGGTGGCGCATTCGCGGCCGGTCGGTCCGGCGGGCTGTCAGGCCTAGCATCCGACTGCGCCACATTCGCTCGATCACCGACCTCGGCGTGGGCACACGAGCCCGCGCCCGGGTCGGTGATCGAGCGGCGTCGCGGCCACTATGCCCGCAGATTGCTCGCCGCGATACTCCAGAACGTATGCCGGTCCAGTGCCTTGAAGTCCCAGCTCTCGGCGATGGCGTGGGAGGTGGCGACGATGGCCGGAACGTCGAAGTCTTCGCGTGTCGCCGTGCCCTTGGCCTCCAGTTCGGCGATGACGTACTGGGTGGCGCTTTCGAAGGTGTTCAACACGGGGCTCTCCCATCTGTCGTAAGTACACATCCGGACCGCGCTGTGCGTTCATTTGCAAGTCTTGTCACGCTGTCACAAAGGGGCCAGCGCCGAACGCGCCACGTGCGGGCAAATGTGCCATTTTCACATTTTGGCGGTGACAGGGATCCTGCGCGAGAAGTCTGTACCCGTGGCACCTTTCGGCCAAACTAATCATCGGATCAGGAGTGCGGTGTCGGCTGCGTGACGGACACGTGGCGTAAATGCGCACCCCCGTTCGTGCCCGCCGGCGGCAGGTGCCACCGGCGAGCAACCGACCGGCAATATCCCGGCGAACGGCTAGCTCGCCGTACCGGTGAGGACGTCCTCGTAACGGAATTCGCCCGGGAGAACGGTTCCAGCGGCGTGCGCGGTGTCCTCACGCTGCCGCAATTCGACGCGGCGGATCTTGCCCGAGATGGTTTTGGGCAGTTCGGTGAACTCGATTCGCCGGACGCGCAGATACGGCGCCAGATGATCGCGGGCGTATTCGAAGATGGCTCTGGCGGTTTCGCTGTCGGGCCGCCATCCGGCGGCGAGGGTCACATACGCCTTGGGGACCGACAGGCGGGTGTCGTCGGGTTGCGGGACGACCGCGGCCTCCACCACCGCGGGATGTTCGATCAGCACACTCTCGAGTTCGAAGGGGGAGACCTTGTAGTCGGAGGATTTGAAGACATCGTCGGTGCGGCCGATATAGGTGATGTAGCCGTCCTCGTCGCGCGCGGCGACATCGCCGGTGTGGTAGTAACCACCCGCCATCACCTGCGCATTGCGTTGCGGGTCCTGCAGATAGCCCGTCATCAGGTTCACCGGGTGGGCGCTCAGGTCCAGGCAGATCTCGCCCTCGTCGGCGGGCTCGCCGCTGACCGGGTCGATCAGCGCGACCGGGACGCCGGGCATGG
Encoded here:
- the cas3 gene encoding CRISPR-associated helicase Cas3'; translation: MADVRIDQFAGGYPWAKTDTEGISRAAGGPAWDPLVAHMLDVAAVVFELWDRYLSLSVRNRLAESFGDGNDEHARVMVAFLVALHDLGKASDCFLDQFGTGRAKRNGLDRERAVWEKMARAADLPLAEDMSRVHWARHEHITAAHLARILGCECFECGGTGTEYEDLHVVAMLLAGHHGHIPDKHTVDVAYGAAAPAVWGATHSELAALIADTLGVDLSQVKEKIRFARSASLTLFAGFVVLADWVASSQTWFHYRESASSIESCWEKSQSEAAAAVTALRLARWQPPALTWSDLWPGTEPRGFQQAVIDLLPNRGPALAIIESDTGSGKTRAALWCAYHLARTCGYTGLYMAMPTRAATNQIAVELRAFIAATLNDADSVNFAVVHGTAQATDIVHDLLDAARADGQELDDLSSSIEPGLIGDADPAGLGRVVLDPWYLRRCLGLVSPFGIGTVDQLVLAVQRSSHWFLRMLGLACKTVIIDEAHAYELYQQQLLESAVAWLADAGASVVVLSATLPTSVREALTNAWCRGHRTEVEDAGQSGPITMVDAAGRVRRGGPVETPPELHTVVTLDEDPGIAQLAARLVERVEHGGVAAVIRTRVSSAVDLHAAVVEQAKERGWPAEKNLPPKDIILLHGRMMPRDRLPIEQRLVKLTGLGTDRGQRNPQRPQRLIVIATQVIEQSLDVDFDWIVTDLAPIDLLIQRRGRLHRHQINDSLRAPQFATSRMSVLVRVHNQLPIVEPPDENNRRPGTLDALVYAPYTLAATWEALQSRRGHCSCERCAIDNSDAIHLVTPNDSATLIESVYGAEPRAAGELGQLLDRTWNQWKMALNTEQAEASARAVNPYKCNMTPIGVAELASGAGHGDGEEGGAAGIRSRSRLGDESFTAVLLYRQNDGTLTYDNAGSLLADLKSHNPTRSKRETEARRRQQSDILLNTISIPARWIGPRRIPKPETWRPVTEYGPFAKLHVVELNTDGKCINEPHKVVYSSTRGIEMR
- a CDS encoding DUF397 domain-containing protein; amino-acid sequence: MGADLSGAKWFKSTRSVGARECVEVAHLDGGAVGVRDSKNIPGPALVFSGTDWDAFLADIENLSI
- a CDS encoding helix-turn-helix domain-containing protein, whose protein sequence is MAGGSTLPRRALGRQLKAFRERKGLSQGASARIMETSPQTYGRLEEGRTTKVTDLALNALADAFGCDNNERRLLLDLAQEIRTASKDKRGWWRSLADAIPMDFNHYLSLEEAAEREFSWQTTIIPGLLHTTDYRREVTWAAHPQSSPEEIERIGDITTRRQDLLTRDGFRFEPYILESVLYGQVGSPAVMGEQLGRLLELSELPNVDIRIVPLKARHPIGLVARSFVYLEFPPLPSSGMGEPPVVYIEGLVGGLYLESDPEVGKYSDVVRQLQAVALSESESRDLISAAESDWR
- a CDS encoding 3-hydroxyacyl-CoA dehydrogenase, whose protein sequence is MKLENAVAVVTGGASGLGLATVKELHSQGAKVVIIDLPSSNGESIAKELGDGVVFAATDVTNEEQVSAALDAAQALGTLRIAVNCAGIGNAIKTVSKKGAFPLADFTKIINVNLIGTFNVIRLAAERIAATELDGEERGVIINTASVAAYDGQIGQAAYSASKGGIVGLTLPVARDLASLNIRVNTIAPGLFHTPLFESLPEEAIKALGAQVPHPARLGNPTEYAALARHIVENPMLNGETIRLDGAIRMAPR
- a CDS encoding TetR/AcrR family transcriptional regulator, with translation MTKSGYHHGDLRETLLRAAAEQIAAEGVDTVSLRALAQRAGVSHAAPAHHFGNRQGLLTALAIRGFELLADELRAARDDFREMAVAYIGFARRHPGHFDVMFRHDLLRADDPDLIAARVTSGAELRSGVAQLGVADEARPATELAAWSLVHGFASLWREGALTDSDLGGVDPEQLARQMVATVEFVGAKKV
- the mscL gene encoding large conductance mechanosensitive channel protein MscL, with protein sequence MLKGFKDFLMRGNVIELAVAVVMGTAFTAIVTSVTKGIVEPLLAVVGTNGQLGLGIQLVADKPATFIAVGPIVSAGINFIMVAAVLYFVLMLPMTTLQKRFSKKKKSEPTQTELLIEIRDLLATQKTSHTNDSHTTDTRAHRDAHPQRHASEMVHEH
- a CDS encoding helix-turn-helix domain-containing protein — protein: MSDRAPAPYLERPARTCADAVVWRRRVGAGPVTVLPDGCMDLLWLGGRLVVAGPDTRAQHSAAVPETAVHGIRFAPGTAPALLGVVAPELLDQRVELAQLWPARRVRHLADLVAAAPDPAAGLEEIARRCAEAAGPPDPVLAQIVRRLDAGAPVAATADALGLGARRLHRISVSAFGYGPKMLARVLRMRRALDLARSDIGFADAAALAGYADQAHMTRDIRALTGRSPGRVIGSPRAAQPSGA
- a CDS encoding VOC family protein, whose protein sequence is MAPELNAIGVVVSDLTAALGFYRRLGLEFGDIMGGGHVEAALPGGFRFMLDSEDNIAADVGSGREWNAASGRIGLAVGCASPAEVDAVFAELVAAGYHGETAPFDAVWGQRYATVHDPDGNSVDLYAPLG
- a CDS encoding AraC family transcriptional regulator ligand-binding domain-containing protein encodes the protein MLHRFVISQMSDAGIDRVRLLRECELPEWTLAGEGVHVPSRIFSRLWELGEKWLDDPDVALHVASRYQLAATRLYDYLFASAPTVGAGLATCGPYVTAVTTNHRFDLVTEGAETTLFLDMIDGEGRGRELVQMWGLVAVLTRTRRVLATSLDPVRVSLRQAAPRRLGAFTEVFGTAVLEFGADADSMTFRTLDMDLPLTTADPVLAEVLQPLAAALPPPPPLISAWPERVAKALADAFSEGEVSLDQVARRLVISPRTLQRRLAESGTTWRRELDRARLARAAAAGPVSRARQAELLGYADAGSMRRAAQRWSMVAHSRPVGPAGCQA